Proteins encoded in a region of the Mycoplasmoides pirum ATCC 25960 genome:
- the rplB gene encoding 50S ribosomal protein L2 — MPVKKIVNRSNSGIHHATVIDYKSHLTTNKPEKSLLTKKSKHSGRNNQGKITVRHHGGGHKRKYRIIDFKRNLYDNKIGTIKTIEYDPNRTAFISLVTYENGAKTYIITPNDIKLGDKIVSSEKAVDIIPGNCMPLEYIPEGTMVHNIEFTPKRGGQVARSAGSYGQILGSDETGKYIILKLNSGEMRKFLKQCRATIGIVSNPDHNLVVIGKAGRNRHRGIRPTVRGSAMNPNDHPHGGGEGRSPVGRDAPRTPWGKRHMGVKTRNNKKSSSNLIIRNK; from the coding sequence ATGCCAGTAAAAAAAATAGTTAACCGTTCTAATAGTGGTATTCATCATGCTACGGTAATTGATTACAAATCTCATTTAACAACTAATAAACCTGAGAAATCTTTATTAACAAAAAAATCTAAACATAGTGGTCGAAATAATCAAGGAAAAATTACAGTTCGACACCATGGTGGTGGACATAAACGAAAATATAGAATAATTGATTTTAAACGCAATTTGTATGACAACAAAATTGGAACAATTAAAACAATAGAATATGATCCAAACCGTACTGCATTCATTAGTTTAGTAACTTATGAAAACGGAGCTAAAACTTATATTATTACTCCAAATGATATCAAATTAGGAGATAAAATTGTCTCAAGTGAAAAAGCAGTAGATATCATTCCAGGGAATTGTATGCCTCTTGAATACATTCCTGAAGGTACAATGGTTCATAATATTGAATTTACTCCAAAGCGTGGAGGACAAGTTGCAAGAAGCGCTGGTTCATATGGACAAATCTTAGGTTCTGATGAAACAGGGAAATACATTATTTTGAAACTTAACTCAGGTGAAATGCGTAAATTTTTAAAACAATGTCGAGCAACTATAGGTATTGTTTCTAATCCAGATCATAATTTAGTTGTTATTGGTAAAGCTGGACGTAATCGCCACCGAGGAATTAGACCAACAGTTCGTGGTTCAGCTATGAACCCTAATGATCACCCACATGGTGGTGGTGAAGGACGTAGTCCAGTTGGTCGTGATGCCCCACGAACACCATGAGGTAAAAGACACATGGGTGTAAAAACTCGCAATAATAAAAAATCTTCAAGTAATTTAATCATTCGTAACAAATAG
- the upp gene encoding uracil phosphoribosyltransferase, protein MYIIIQHPLIKDKLTKMRDKNTKSKDFRDLLKEITALMMYEVAKSFPLKKVNINTPISKTIGYQLKNDLVLVPILRAGLGMVDGISQIVPAAKIGHIGLYRDEKTLIPKEYYTKFPKNINKADVLLLDPMLATGNSLSKAIDAIKKTKPRSIRYVGLVGSPEGLKKISNTHPDVEIYLASLDTKLNEKGYITPGLGDAGDRLFGTK, encoded by the coding sequence ATGTATATAATTATTCAGCATCCTTTAATTAAAGACAAATTAACTAAAATGAGAGATAAAAATACAAAATCAAAAGATTTTAGAGATTTGTTAAAAGAAATTACTGCATTAATGATGTATGAAGTTGCAAAGTCATTTCCTTTAAAAAAAGTAAATATTAATACACCGATTTCAAAAACAATTGGTTATCAATTAAAAAATGATTTAGTTTTAGTTCCAATTTTAAGAGCTGGATTAGGTATGGTTGATGGGATTAGTCAAATTGTTCCAGCTGCAAAAATTGGTCATATTGGTTTATATCGAGATGAAAAAACATTAATTCCTAAGGAATATTACACAAAATTTCCCAAAAACATAAATAAAGCAGATGTATTATTGCTTGATCCTATGTTAGCTACTGGTAATTCTTTAAGCAAGGCAATTGATGCTATTAAAAAAACTAAACCAAGATCAATTCGTTATGTTGGGTTAGTTGGTAGTCCTGAAGGATTAAAAAAAATTAGTAATACACATCCTGATGTTGAAATATATTTAGCATCTTTAGATACAAAATTAAATGAAAAAGGATATATAACTCCAGGCTTGGGCGATGCAGGCGATCGCCTATTTGGAACTAAATAA
- the glyA gene encoding serine hydroxymethyltransferase encodes MVSKELTKLLNKELKRQQSHIELIASENFVSEDVLKVMGSILTNKYAEGFPGKRYYAGCEFIDQIESLAIETLKKIFNAKYADVQPASGSIANAIVYLALLKPNDKVLAMGLNEGGHLTHGSNVNFSGKIYNFHHYGVNPKTQTLDYDAILEQAIKIKPKLIVCGASNYSRKIDFKKFSEIAKKVNAYLMADVAHIAGLIVAKEHMNPLPYCDVVTSTTHKTLRGPRGGIIMSNNEAIFSKLKSASFPGTQGGPLEHIIAAKLVAFQEASKPAFKTYIKQVVKNSKTFAEVFKSNGYNVVANGTDNHLLSIDVFKKNKITGDQVENWLMEASIIVNKNTIPYDTNTPNKPSGIRLGTAAMTTRGFKEKDFAEIANWIIEIINSNGNMKIINKIKKLVALKIKKFPIYQKLKY; translated from the coding sequence ATGGTAAGTAAAGAATTAACTAAATTGTTAAATAAAGAATTGAAACGTCAGCAATCTCACATTGAATTAATTGCTTCAGAAAATTTTGTATCTGAAGATGTATTAAAAGTAATGGGTTCAATTTTAACAAATAAATATGCAGAAGGTTTTCCTGGGAAAAGATATTATGCTGGTTGTGAATTTATTGACCAAATAGAATCATTAGCTATTGAAACATTAAAAAAAATATTTAATGCTAAATATGCAGATGTTCAACCAGCATCTGGTTCTATAGCAAATGCAATTGTTTATTTAGCTTTATTAAAACCCAATGATAAAGTTTTAGCAATGGGTTTAAATGAGGGTGGACATTTAACTCATGGATCTAATGTTAATTTTTCAGGAAAAATTTATAATTTCCATCACTATGGAGTTAATCCAAAAACTCAAACTTTAGATTACGATGCAATTTTAGAACAAGCAATAAAAATAAAACCCAAATTAATTGTTTGTGGTGCATCAAATTATTCTAGAAAAATTGATTTTAAAAAATTTTCTGAAATTGCAAAAAAAGTTAATGCATATTTAATGGCTGATGTTGCACATATTGCGGGTTTAATTGTTGCCAAAGAACATATGAATCCCTTGCCTTATTGTGATGTTGTAACTTCAACTACTCATAAAACATTAAGAGGACCTAGAGGCGGAATAATTATGAGTAATAATGAAGCAATATTCTCTAAATTAAAATCTGCTTCATTTCCTGGTACACAAGGCGGTCCTTTAGAACATATTATTGCTGCAAAATTAGTAGCATTTCAAGAAGCAAGTAAACCTGCATTCAAAACTTATATTAAACAAGTTGTAAAAAATTCTAAAACATTTGCTGAAGTATTTAAATCAAATGGTTACAATGTTGTTGCAAATGGAACTGACAATCATTTATTATCAATTGATGTTTTCAAAAAAAATAAAATTACAGGCGACCAAGTTGAAAATTGATTAATGGAAGCTAGTATTATTGTTAATAAGAATACTATACCATATGATACAAACACTCCTAACAAACCATCTGGTATTAGATTAGGAACTGCAGCTATGACAACTCGTGGTTTTAAAGAAAAAGATTTTGCTGAAATAGCCAATTGAATTATTGAAATAATTAATAGTAATGGAAACATGAAAATTATTAATAAAATCAAAAAATTGGTTGCATTAAAAATTAAAAAATTTCCTATCTATCAAAAATTAAAATATTAA
- the rpsJ gene encoding 30S ribosomal protein S10: MQELRIKLNSYDSRLLDRSTKKIIEIVKETGSKISGPVPLPTKKLVVTIIRSPHVDKSSREQFERRTHRRLIILKDINKQTLENLKRIKLPAGVELRISN, from the coding sequence ATGCAAGAACTACGCATAAAATTAAATTCATATGATAGCCGCCTTTTAGACCGTTCTACAAAAAAAATTATTGAAATTGTAAAAGAAACTGGTTCTAAAATAAGTGGCCCTGTTCCGCTGCCAACTAAAAAGTTAGTTGTAACTATTATTCGTTCTCCCCATGTTGACAAATCATCACGAGAACAATTTGAACGTCGTACTCATAGAAGATTAATTATTTTAAAAGACATTAATAAACAAACACTTGAAAATTTAAAAAGAATTAAATTGCCAGCAGGTGTTGAATTACGAATTAGTAATTAG
- the rplC gene encoding 50S ribosomal protein L3, translated as MKGIFGTKIGMTQIFEKNGRLIPVTILHVEENQVVSIKTKEKDGYDATLLGFKKVDAKKLNNPQKGLFKKTNVEPRKVLQEIRGMTGYSIGQVLKVDELFQQGQCIDVQGTTKGHGFTGAIKRWNFKIGPLGHGAGYPHRFQGSVQTGRGGSQAQRVFKGKKMSGHYGHDICTIQNLSIVAFKPEENLVLVSGAVPGPSGQMVRITISKKHPNKIYTYDIANISSEKTKSNSKVEEVNSNSSAEENVNE; from the coding sequence ATGAAAGGTATTTTTGGTACTAAAATAGGAATGACTCAAATTTTTGAAAAAAATGGTCGATTAATTCCTGTAACAATTCTTCATGTTGAAGAAAATCAAGTTGTGTCTATAAAAACAAAAGAAAAAGATGGATATGATGCAACTTTATTAGGTTTTAAAAAAGTGGATGCAAAAAAATTAAATAATCCTCAAAAAGGTTTATTTAAAAAAACAAACGTAGAACCTAGAAAAGTATTGCAAGAAATTCGGGGAATGACTGGATATTCAATTGGACAAGTTTTAAAAGTTGATGAATTATTTCAACAAGGACAATGTATTGATGTTCAAGGAACAACTAAAGGTCATGGTTTCACTGGAGCTATTAAGCGTTGAAATTTTAAGATCGGTCCTTTAGGTCATGGTGCTGGTTATCCTCATCGTTTTCAAGGTTCAGTTCAAACAGGTCGTGGTGGCTCACAAGCACAACGCGTTTTTAAAGGTAAAAAAATGTCTGGACATTATGGTCATGATATTTGCACAATTCAAAATCTATCAATTGTTGCTTTTAAACCTGAAGAAAATTTAGTTTTGGTTAGTGGTGCTGTTCCTGGTCCATCAGGACAAATGGTTAGAATCACAATTTCTAAAAAACATCCTAATAAGATTTATACATATGATATAGCAAATATAAGTAGTGAAAAAACTAAATCTAATTCTAAAGTAGAAGAAGTTAATTCAAATTCATCAGCGGAGGAAAATGTCAATGAGTAA
- the rpsS gene encoding 30S ribosomal protein S19 — protein MSRSSKKGAFVEASLLKKVVAMNASEKKKPIKTWSRRSTIFPEFVGNTFSVHNGKNFINVYVTEDMVGHKLGEFAPTRSFKQHTSNR, from the coding sequence ATGTCTCGTAGTTCTAAAAAAGGTGCATTTGTTGAAGCAAGTTTATTAAAAAAAGTTGTAGCTATGAATGCTAGTGAAAAGAAAAAACCAATCAAAACTTGATCACGCCGTAGCACAATTTTTCCTGAATTTGTTGGAAATACATTTAGTGTTCACAATGGTAAAAATTTTATTAATGTATATGTTACAGAAGATATGGTTGGTCATAAATTGGGTGAATTTGCACCAACACGTTCATTCAAACAACACACATCTAATCGTTAG
- the rplW gene encoding 50S ribosomal protein L23: MDLTTVLIKPILTEKTYFESLGNKKKYSFQIDLRANKTLVKQAFTTIYGVTPLSVNIKIRKSVKTKTGTAKPGYTKTKKIAIITLPPGIEILVTGEKPEAEKNAKTNSKE, from the coding sequence ATGGATTTAACAACAGTTTTAATTAAGCCAATATTAACTGAAAAAACTTATTTTGAATCTTTAGGAAATAAGAAAAAATATTCATTTCAAATTGATTTAAGAGCTAATAAAACTTTAGTAAAGCAAGCATTTACTACAATTTATGGCGTTACACCATTAAGTGTTAATATTAAAATTCGAAAATCTGTAAAAACCAAAACAGGAACTGCAAAACCTGGTTATACGAAAACTAAGAAAATAGCAATCATAACTTTGCCACCAGGGATTGAAATTTTAGTTACAGGCGAAAAACCTGAAGCTGAAAAAAATGCAAAGACTAATTCAAAGGAATAG
- a CDS encoding DUF31 family putative serine protease, whose translation MKKIFNIKKWMLLVIATFFALLAVLVSSCSLFLFPKPFYDKNHSHDIPTSGSYKQIYDLEYSFLIINSDSKAISGTGWLFDFKEENNKLTAYFGTNLHVADSLRNLEQYPNLLWPHTQEFYLGKTLINYPPPPKDFDVTYKKLSSIPKTQFVATNFMPNKNTTNYYVDFAVFSMEFYLTDWVYTNWILQSINSLKTLMENVPESSYVDKLFKKINYSRLSSDQAFIAGYPYYDSVKSQFLDNKYPISGGSKWTLNQPPGISSFEKGQDFDYKRLAYQYGFPVDNNGFYAPNNLNWSLTYHNEKFFQNSRGYVINNSNLAGGSSGSLIMNQNKEIVGIYFGTFSYKDPSTNVEQESPFGLGQPLRFNDSINNISYDLIAGDSSISNSYKTSLNNTITWMFNDQYMKNN comes from the coding sequence ATGAAAAAAATATTTAATATTAAAAAATGAATGTTATTAGTAATTGCTACTTTTTTTGCATTACTAGCTGTTTTAGTTTCATCGTGTTCTTTGTTTTTATTCCCTAAACCTTTTTATGATAAAAACCATTCTCACGATATTCCAACTTCTGGTTCATATAAACAAATTTACGATTTAGAATATTCATTTTTAATTATTAATTCTGATTCAAAAGCCATTTCAGGAACGGGATGATTGTTTGATTTTAAAGAAGAAAATAATAAATTAACTGCTTATTTTGGCACAAACTTACATGTTGCTGATTCTTTAAGAAATTTAGAACAATACCCAAACTTATTATGACCTCACACACAAGAATTTTATTTAGGCAAAACATTAATTAATTATCCGCCGCCACCAAAAGATTTTGATGTCACATATAAAAAATTATCTTCAATACCAAAAACGCAATTTGTAGCAACTAATTTTATGCCTAACAAAAACACAACAAATTATTATGTTGATTTTGCTGTTTTTTCAATGGAATTTTATCTTACTGATTGAGTATATACTAATTGAATTTTACAGTCTATTAATTCTTTAAAAACATTAATGGAAAATGTTCCAGAATCATCATATGTTGATAAACTTTTTAAGAAAATAAATTATTCAAGATTAAGTAGTGATCAAGCATTTATAGCTGGTTACCCTTATTATGATTCAGTCAAATCACAATTTTTGGATAATAAATATCCTATTTCTGGTGGTTCTAAATGAACTCTTAATCAGCCACCTGGAATTTCATCTTTTGAAAAGGGTCAAGATTTTGATTATAAAAGATTAGCATATCAATATGGTTTTCCTGTTGATAATAATGGTTTTTATGCCCCGAATAATTTAAATTGATCTTTAACATATCACAACGAAAAATTTTTTCAAAATAGTCGTGGATATGTGATTAATAATTCAAATTTAGCTGGCGGTTCATCAGGAAGTTTGATTATGAATCAAAATAAAGAAATAGTAGGTATATATTTTGGGACATTTAGTTATAAAGATCCATCAACAAATGTTGAACAAGAATCCCCGTTCGGTTTAGGTCAACCATTAAGATTTAATGATTCAATAAATAATATTAGTTATGATTTGATAGCTGGTGATAGTTCAATATCAAATTCTTATAAGACATCTTTAAACAACACTATTACTTGAATGTTTAATGATCAGTACATGAAGAACAACTAA
- the rplD gene encoding 50S ribosomal protein L4 encodes MSKIQIFDINGAPTSEIEINEKLIVNKEYTQAIFDSVIAERSSRRQGTHSTLQKGEVSGGGKKPYQQKHTGRARQGSIRNPHYVGGGIVFGPKPNRNYLLKVNKKVSQLAFCSALTQQLNKNLIKGLSDDVNPDSYSSKALNNLINKITGLNGSKVLVVLGNENKILSKSSSNLKNVTLKKWNQVSTEDMLNARMVIVQPSALSQWAERMN; translated from the coding sequence ATGAGTAAAATTCAAATATTTGATATCAATGGTGCTCCAACTAGTGAAATTGAAATTAATGAAAAATTAATTGTAAATAAAGAATACACTCAAGCTATTTTTGATTCAGTTATTGCTGAAAGATCTAGTCGTCGCCAAGGAACTCATTCAACATTACAAAAAGGCGAAGTTAGTGGTGGTGGTAAAAAACCATATCAACAAAAACATACAGGTAGAGCACGTCAAGGTTCGATTCGTAATCCTCATTATGTTGGTGGTGGTATTGTTTTTGGACCAAAACCAAATCGAAATTATTTGCTTAAAGTAAATAAAAAAGTTAGTCAATTAGCTTTTTGTTCTGCTCTAACTCAACAATTAAATAAAAATTTAATTAAAGGTTTATCAGATGATGTAAATCCAGATTCATATTCTTCAAAAGCATTAAATAATTTAATTAATAAAATAACTGGGTTAAATGGTTCAAAAGTTTTAGTTGTTTTGGGAAACGAAAATAAGATTTTATCTAAATCATCATCTAATTTAAAAAATGTTACATTAAAAAAATGAAATCAAGTATCAACTGAAGATATGCTTAATGCTCGAATGGTAATTGTTCAACCTAGCGCTTTAAGTCAATGAGCAGAAAGGATGAATTAG
- a CDS encoding DUF5378 family protein, protein MHWSVHEEQLEGRIILGAFITVALIGLVLFITHIKRNHKQKNWFIPIGLKTPLYQSRYHLWKSDYPIWMVLSILALIYWFGGYLVVNLIQLAQFNQAMSLAQSHGGIVYEWDPNKIILNGDHGAFNAKFADGSELPNGATTLMPFVMKQTNVTFYLFNVMNNTICGTNMENFNTPFLALPNPLDPFLLNTIKGIKVLNFKDKAAPDFVNTVLNGLDSQNFQYINSQMTLWVHSFVYSNILFTPLCQFLSFAFPLSIALSYKKDVASLFAPWAFLGGSITIYGGIVADENIHATWQLIFFDQQLFFGYHAFLMIGGLSWMFYCNRCNLLRFFYTYVLIASYVAYVWIVTRVFNVHYFTTGLTRLDYSIGGSYIIVSLILEYTNIVFPGNAAIMIFVFTSIINIVIIIKNWIHTKFWKKRIENYDETFVNDVKFVFNFVSRKIQKWVKHGK, encoded by the coding sequence ATGCATTGATCAGTACATGAAGAACAACTTGAAGGGCGAATTATATTAGGTGCATTTATTACAGTTGCACTTATTGGTTTGGTTTTGTTTATAACTCATATCAAAAGAAATCATAAACAAAAAAACTGATTCATACCTATAGGTTTAAAAACACCTTTATATCAAAGTAGATATCATTTATGAAAAAGTGATTACCCAATATGAATGGTATTGTCTATATTAGCACTTATTTATTGATTTGGGGGTTACTTAGTTGTTAATTTAATTCAACTAGCTCAATTTAATCAAGCAATGTCTCTTGCACAATCTCATGGCGGAATTGTTTATGAATGAGATCCAAATAAAATTATTTTAAATGGCGATCACGGAGCATTTAATGCAAAATTTGCAGATGGTTCTGAATTACCAAATGGTGCTACGACATTAATGCCATTTGTAATGAAACAAACAAACGTTACATTCTATTTATTTAATGTAATGAATAATACTATTTGTGGAACAAATATGGAAAATTTTAATACTCCATTTTTAGCATTACCAAATCCTTTGGATCCTTTTTTATTAAATACAATAAAAGGCATCAAAGTTTTGAATTTTAAAGATAAAGCCGCACCAGATTTTGTTAATACTGTTCTTAATGGATTAGATTCCCAAAATTTTCAATATATTAATAGTCAAATGACATTATGAGTTCATTCGTTTGTTTATAGCAATATTCTTTTCACGCCCCTTTGTCAATTTTTATCATTTGCTTTCCCGTTATCAATAGCTTTGTCTTATAAGAAAGATGTCGCTTCCTTATTTGCGCCTTGAGCTTTTTTAGGAGGGTCTATTACAATTTATGGTGGAATTGTTGCCGATGAAAATATTCATGCAACATGACAATTAATTTTCTTTGATCAACAATTGTTTTTTGGATATCATGCGTTTTTAATGATAGGTGGCTTATCATGAATGTTTTATTGTAATCGTTGTAACCTACTTCGCTTTTTCTATACATATGTTTTGATAGCATCATATGTTGCATATGTTTGAATTGTTACAAGAGTATTTAATGTTCATTATTTCACAACCGGTTTAACTAGATTAGATTATTCAATCGGTGGATCATATATTATTGTTTCTTTAATTCTAGAATATACAAATATTGTTTTTCCCGGAAATGCTGCAATTATGATTTTTGTATTTACATCAATAATTAATATTGTTATTATAATTAAAAATTGAATTCACACTAAATTTTGAAAAAAACGAATTGAAAATTATGATGAAACTTTTGTAAATGATGTTAAATTTGTTTTTAATTTTGTTTCTAGAAAAATACAAAAATGGGTAAAACATGGTAAGTAA
- a CDS encoding DUF1600 domain-containing protein: MIFKKKFCYDSSIFINYFKNFSKTRWIFFGAFYFFLIAFGLFIYQIITGLIQNTPADNPWIVIDKFTWQSNILLLIFSFFYVFLPKHQFLKTDSFLICVLTYIFFTFFGYNFILTFLNNGYSGNPLDIFISVWTHLICPVLFIICGILKFVFEPQKIRLRRFIRILSFGMIYPTIYLIYLSTIPFVFNNGNETYSIYGIATNTKDNPSIAWPIIFGMYFLFFPGTLFGFYSIAKIIAKKMKK, encoded by the coding sequence ATGATTTTTAAAAAGAAATTTTGTTATGATTCAAGTATTTTTATAAATTACTTTAAAAATTTTTCTAAAACTAGATGAATTTTTTTTGGAGCTTTTTATTTTTTCCTAATTGCTTTTGGCTTGTTTATTTATCAAATTATTACTGGTTTGATACAAAATACACCAGCAGATAATCCTTGAATTGTTATTGATAAATTTACATGACAAAGCAATATATTATTGTTAATTTTTAGTTTTTTTTATGTTTTTTTGCCAAAGCATCAATTTCTAAAAACAGATAGTTTTTTAATTTGTGTATTAACTTACATATTTTTTACATTTTTTGGATATAACTTTATATTAACTTTTTTAAATAATGGTTATTCAGGAAATCCGCTTGACATTTTTATAAGTGTTTGAACACATCTTATTTGTCCTGTGCTTTTTATCATTTGTGGAATTTTAAAATTTGTTTTTGAACCGCAAAAAATAAGACTTAGAAGATTTATAAGAATTTTAAGTTTTGGAATGATTTATCCTACAATTTATCTTATTTATCTTTCAACTATCCCTTTTGTATTTAATAATGGTAATGAAACATATTCAATATATGGCATAGCAACAAACACTAAAGATAATCCATCAATTGCTTGACCTATAATTTTTGGTATGTACTTTTTATTTTTTCCAGGTACTTTGTTTGGATTTTATTCTATTGCTAAAATCATTGCTAAAAAAATGAAAAAATAA